The sequence ATAATAGTCGGCGCGGGGTTTGGAAAAATAGTCAACTCTTTAGTGAATGATGTAATAATGCCTCCTCTCGGTATGATTATCGGCGGTGTTGATTTTAAGAACCTAAAGATTACCTTAAAAGCTGCAAACTTCCTGGAGCCGGCGGTTACTCTGAATATAGGGGTGTTCATAAACACAGTAGTTGATTTTACAATAGTAGCTTTTACAATATATATTATGATTAAAGCTATGAAAAAGATAAAAGCTGATAAAAAAGAAGAACAAATAAAGGGAGAGAAATGAAAACCGGATTTGCCGGTAACATCATTATTTTGCCGGCGGTATATCCTGCTTTTTCCTACTGCTGGCTCGTCCGGTAATATTAATCCCCAAAACTTATGCCCATATTTCTTCCGGTGACTATTTCATCGGAGTCGAGAGGAACGGATTTCATTTTTCCTATGGCTTCAATAAGAGGAACGCTAATAACGTGCGGAGGTCTTAAGCATACCATTTCTCCGAACTTATTTTCCTTAAGAGTCCGGATTGCTGCGGCTCCGAATCTCGTTGCCAGCAGTCTGTCGAAAGTTGTGGGATTTCCTCCTCTTTGCAGATGTCCGAGTACCAGGCTTCTTGTTTCCTTTCCGGTTTTACTGTGGATTTCTTTTGCTACCCATTCTGCTATTCCGCCAAGAAGCACTTCCACTCTCCCTTTAGTATCGGAGTCTTTTGTGAACATGCCGCCGCCTTTTGGCTTCGCGCCTTCGGCTACGACTACAATGCAGAAGTTCCGTTTCATTTTGTACCGGGCTATAACTTTTTCGCAAACTTTATTCATATCGAAAGGAATTTCCGGAATAAGAATAATATCCGCGCCTCCTGCAATTCCTGAGTTAAGCGCAATCCAACCCGCGTACCTGCCCATGACCTCAACGACCATTACTCTCTGGTGGCTTTCTGCGGTGGAGTGAAGCTTGTCAAGCGCGTCAGTGGCGGTGCTTACGGCAGTATCAAAACCGAAGGTAATAACCGTTGCGGACAGATCATTGTCGATGGTCTTTGGAACTCCGACTAGAGGTATTCCCTTGTCTGCAAGTTGTTTTGCTATCGACAAGGTGCCGTCACCGCCGATGCAGACAAGTGCATCGAGCTTTAGTTTCTTGAAACCTTTGGCAGCGTCGTCGGATCTGTCAGTGCAGGTTGTTTTTCCGTTTTTTGTAACGGAATATTTAAAGGGATCCCCTCTGTTTGTGGTGCCTAAAATCGTGCCGCCGATATTTAAAATGCCGCTGATATCATGCGCGTCAAGGATCTCGGCGTTCCTTGGATGCATAAGTCCTTCAAAACCTTTTTTTATTCCGATAACCGTCCAGCCGATATTGTTCGCGCTTTTTACCACTGCTCTTATAACAGCATTAAGACCGGGACAATCCCCTCCGCCGGTTAGCACTCCTATTCTTCTTGTCTTTTCACTCATCTGATACCTCCGGAATAGTTAATAATACTTTATCATTATTTTCTTGAGAATACTATAATGAAAAATTGAAAAATAATTTTATGGACAAAATAAATATATAGTGTATACTTAACAAGATACAAATAAATTGTTAAAATCTGTAAGACATGGATATGAATTATTAACCATGTTATTTATCCTGATGCAAAAAAGGCGGTGAACATTATGAGAAAAATATTTAAGAAAGGCGAACTGATACTGAAAGAAGGTGATGAAGGGAATGAGGCTTATGCTATACTTTCCGGAAGTGTTGAGGTATATCGTCTTAAGGATGGAAAAAAAGTTGTTCTTGGGGTTTTAGGAAAAGATCAAATATTCGGCGAGATGAGTATGTTTGACGACAGACCCCGTTCTGCAAATGTAATGACCCTTTCTGATACGGAAGTAAATATAATAGGACGTAAAGATTTTAACGAAATATTTTATACAGAGCCGCATTTGTTAAGTATGTTTTTAAAAAATATATTTGAACGTTTAAGGCATGTTGACCAAACAGTAATTGATTTAACTATGGGAATGGCCGGTCAGAATATTTCTGAAAACAAAATTATCTTAACCGGGCTGACTCCGTTAGCTTTGACGGCTCTGAATAACAAAGTTATAGAGATTGATCACTTTCCTTATAAAATAGGAAGAAAAACGGATGGTTTTCAAAAGGACCTGTTTTCTAATAACGATTTGTACTTGAATGATGAGCAGCCGTTCAGTGTGTCGCGAAATCACTTGTCTATTCAGTGTAAAGAGGGACAGTATATTATATTAGACAGAAGGAGCAGACTGGGTACATATGTAAATAATGAAATAATAGGCGGCGCGGCCCAAATATATGAAAAGGAACTGGTAAGAAAAAGCGAAAATATTGTAATCTTGGGAAATTGCGAGTCTCCTTATAAATTTAAGGTTACTGTACCCTAAAGAATTACCTCCAGATATTGTATAGTTTTAGAAAAGCAGACAAATCACCCGTTTGAAACCATAGAAAAACAAAGGCATTCCAGGTGTAGAGTAAAGCAGTTGGTATAAAAAAACCATTTCACCTTTCCCCGATGACGAAATCAAAAAAATGTATTATAATTACCATGGTAATCGAAAAGCTTGCGTACTAAAATGCCGGAGGAAATTGCTGTAATTGCATGACATCGCTTGCGGCAGTGTTTCTCTTAAGGAAGTGTAATCAGTGGAATCTTTTTTAAGTCCAAAGAATTTGATAATTGCAGAATTCTGCGGTAGGAGATTGTTGTGGATGAGATTTAACAAAGCATTTATACTGAATAGCTTTAAAATTTTGCTCCTGTTTTTTATTGCGGTAACGCAGTATATGGCAGAAAACAGCCATTTAAAAAATCATTCTGATTCTGTTGAAGACGAAATAATTGTTAAATTTAATAAGAACGCCGGGCTGTCTCAGGTCAGCGGTTTGATCCGGAAACACAGCGGAGCTTCCGCGCCTGCTTTGTCTGATGAAAATGACTATATAGGTAAACTGGGCTATAAAAAAATAAAAATACCTGCCACCAAAAATCCCAAAGAAGCCTTGGCTGAAATAAAAAATGAACTTATAGTAAAATCTGCACAAATAAACGGCTATTTTGATATTCTTATAACACCTGATGACACAGATTATGGCAATCAGTGGAGTCATCCAAAAATTCAATCCCCCCAGGGCTGGGATACTTTTACGGGAGGCAGCAATATTACAATTGCGATTGTTGATACAGGTGTTGATTATACTCACGAAGACCTTAGCGGTAAAGTTATTAAAGGTCATGATTATATTAATAATGATGACGATCCCATGGATGATAATAAACACGGAACTCATTGCGCGGGGATAGCTGCAGCGATTTCAAACAACGGGAAAGGAATAGCAGGTGTTTCTTGGGGCGCAAAGATACTTGCGGTAAAAGTATTATCCAGTTCGGGATCAGGCACCTGGGATCAGGTTGCAAACGGAATAATGTACGCTGCTGATCACGGCGCAAAGATTATCAGTTTAAGTTTAGGTGCGTCCTCGGATTCAGATGTAGTTCATGATGCGCTTATTTATGCGGTAAATAAAGGCTGCTTGATAGTTGCCGCCAGGGGCAATAGCGGAAATTCCAATCCCTCTTATCCCGGGTCATATCCGGAATGTATGGCTGTTTCGGCTACGGACAGTAATGATACAATTGCTTTGTTTTCCAGTTTTGGAAATGATGTCTCGGTAAGCGCTCCCGGTGTTGCGGTATTAAGCACTATTCCCGGTAATTTGTACGGAAATTTAAGCGGGACTTCAATGGCTTGTCCGCATGTATCCGGACTGGCGGGTCTGATTTGGTCCATGGATTTATCGCGGACAAAGGAGCAGATAAAAGATATAATTCAAAGTGGTGTGGATGATCTTGGAACTCCGGGAAAAGATCAATATTTTGGGTATGGCCGGATAAATGTTTATAAGGCTACTCTGTTATCCCGGCCTATAATTGCGCATGTACCGCATGATAACGAAGATTCCAACAGTCCGATCACAATTAAAGCCGTAGTTACCTATCCGACTGTGATAACCGAAACGTCGTTATTTTACTCTTTGGATAATTTGAGTTTTACGAAGGTTAATATGATTGCTGACGGAAATCCGGATGAATACTCAGGTCAAATCCCAAAACAAAATATCGGCTCTATAATATATTATTACCTGAAGGCTTCTTCAACCATATGCAGTTCTTTAAAGCCTGATAATGCTCCGGCTGAAACGTTTTCAATGAAAGTCGGTATAGACGTTACGTTCCCTGTTATCATTCACACGCCGCTTTTAAGTACTTTTAAAAATACGAATTATATGATATCTGCTAAAGTTACGGATAATCTGGGAATAGATGCAGTTTCACTTTTTTGGAATAAAAATAGTGAAACTATATATACAAAATTAGATATGGATCTTTCAGATACCGACAAATATCAGGCAGAAATCCCCGGGCAGCCGGGAGGTACGAGCGTTCATTATTATATTAAAGCAATTGATAAAGCAGCAGAACAAAATATGACTTTACTGCCGGCAATTGGCAGTTATACATTTGGTGTATTGATTGATAATGAATACCCTGCTATTAATCATACCCCGCTTCAAGACACCTGGAAGTTGACATCCCCCGTTGTTTCTGCGGTTATTACTGATAATAATGCAATTACAAGCGCCTCATTATTCTGGAGTACGGCGAGCCTCGGCCCCTTTACGGAAACAGCTATGACTGCCGGCGGCGGAACCTATACAGCTTCTATTCCCGCATATCCTGTCGGTACTACGGTTTATTATTTTATTACTGCTTCTGACGGGGTCAATTTGCAGCGGTTGCCCGGTATTGATACATTGTCATATAATGTTGTCTCAGCGCCTCCGATTGTAATAGTTGATAATGACGGTTCAGATACCACAGATGATGTGAGAAACTATTATAAAGCTGCCTTGACTGCCAATGGATATGTTTTTGGGGAAATAAATGTACTTGAAGAAGGATTCCCGACTTTAGAAACCTTAACGCTTTTTAAAAAGGTAATATGGTTTTCGGGATCAAATTACAATTCAACCCTTACATCTTCTTCTGCTGCAATTTTACAGAGTTACCTTATTGGGGGCGGAAAATTATTTATTACCGGAGAAGATATTGGTTACGAATCAAATAATTACGGCTGGGGTACTTCATTTTTTACCAATTATTTGCATGCGCAATATGTTCAGGATAACATTGGTATAAAAACTTTAGTCGGAGTTGCCGGTGATATTATAGGCAACGGATTAAATCCAAATATTTCCGGCGGGGACGGGGCGGATAACCAGTCGTGGCCGGATGAAATAAATTGCCTGGATACGGCGACACCCGTATTTAAATTTACGGGTGCTCCAATAAACACAAGTGTTTCAAGAAACAATGTTAAGGCTGCCGGAGTTTCAGCAGATGGAATAGCGGGCTTAAGATATACAAATGGCAGTTACGGTGTAGTATATTTTTCTTTTGGATTTGAAGCTATCAGTACGGCTGCCGAAAGAAGCACAATAATGAAAAGAGCCATTGATTGGCTGGAATCGGCAGATAAAGCAGATTATACCGGTCCTGTAATCACGCATACACCGCTGGTTGATCAGGTGGCTAAAAATATGTTTACAATCAAAGCAAATATTATAGATAATATTTCCGTAAAAACCGCGTATCTTTACTGGAAAACAAGCGGGGCTTATACGAAGGTGACTTTGACCCGCAAAGGAGATATATTTAGCGGGACAATTCCCGGTCAAGCTCCTGCAACAGATATTTATTATTATATTACAGCGGCAGATTTAAGTGATAATTTAACAATGCTTCCTTTAAGCGGGGATTACCAGTTTAAAGTTTTGACGGATGTTACACCGCCGACTATTGTTCATAACCAGCTTCCGGATACATGGAAACTCATATCTCCTGTTGTTTCTGCGGTTGTTACGGATAATGTTTCGGTTTCGAGTGTTTCTCTGTATTGGAATACTACAGGCAGCAATCCGTTTAATAAAATAACCATGACGGCTAACAGCTCCACCTATACGGCATATATTCCGGCTCAAAATTCAGAAACAACAATTTATTATTATATCACGGCAACAGACGGTTCAAATTCAGCACGGTCTCCTGCCGTCGCAGGGACCTTTCTCTCCAAGGTTAATCAACCGCCTCCGATTTTATTGGTTGATAACGATAGATCCGATGCAACAGATGACTGCAGCAGCTTTTTTAAGAATTCTTTGAATGCGAACGGATATAAATTTGCCGAGTTTAATGTATTGAGGGAAGGATTTCCTTCTTTGGCTATCTTGTCTCTTTTTGAAAAAGTTATCTGGTTTACCGGAAAAAGCTTTGATACAACTCTTACTTCTGCATCTGCTGCTAACTTACAAAGCTATCTTAATAATGGGGGGAAGTTGTTTATTACAGGTGAGGATATAGGTTATAATATTTATGAGCGGGATTGGGGCAGTGCATTTTTCAGGAATTATTTGCATGCAGAGTACGTTCAGGATAATCCCGGAATAAAAAATTTATCCGGTATTACTAATGATTCTATCGGAAATGGTTTAAACCCTGCTATTTACGGGGGTGACGGCGCAAATAATCAGATATGGCCCGACGAAATAGACTGTTTGGATGATGCTGCTCCTGTTTTTAAATATACAGGTTCGCCGTTAGGCGTGAATATTCCCAGAAATAATATTATGCCCGCCGGAATTGCCGGCAGCGGAGCAGCAGGTTTGAGATATTCGAATGGAATATATAAAGTGGTGTATTTTTCTTTTGGTTTTGAAGGAATAAATAATGCTAATGACAGGAATGCCTTAATGAAAAGAGTGGTGGACTGGCTGGGCGCTCCAAACAATGCACCTTTGCTTTCCTGGACCGGAGAGGCCTCACTTAAGGATACCGGGGTATATCCAATAAGAGGAAGATCCGGCAGAGAATATAGTTTTAGAATAAAATATTCTGATGCGAATTATGATGCACCTAAAAAAGGATATCCGAAAGTTCATATTCTGGAAAAAGGAATTGAAATGACGAAGAGCCCGTATTTAATGTCTAAAGTTTTCGGGAATTACGGAGAAGGAATGATTTATGAATACAAAACAACATTGTCGGACCTTGGAATATATTCATATTATTATGAAGCCAGAGATATCGGGAATACTATTGCCACAGGAAATCCGGTTTTATCCAATGCCGGACCGACACTCAATGATTTTATACCTAAAGACTTGTCTGTATCTAATGAGGTATTTGCAGATGACGGAACATCTACACATATAGAAGTTCCGGCAGGGGCCTTAAAAACAGACGTGCTTGTCGAGATAAGTAAAGATCCTTCAGTAAACGACGGAATAGCATATAGGTTTGATATGTGGGATGAAAATGTTAATGTTGTAACTTCATTTTTAAAACCGTTGAAAATTACGATTAATTATACAATAACAGACGGAAAAGTAACAAATACAAATATTTTGGAGTCTGATGCTGTGAAAAAACTGTCGATGTCTTATTTTGACAGGGTCAGATGGCTGACAATAAAAAGCACAGTGAATCCGGTGGCAAAAACAGTGACAGCTGAGCCGGGACATCTTTCATTGTTTGCGGCTAAGGAAGCGTTAAGCTACGGCAATGAAGTTGTTCTCTCTCCTAATCCGTTTACTCCAAACGGGGACGGAGTGAATGATATAATCGGGTTTTATTTTGATGAGATAAACAATGATCCTGTTAAAATAAAAATATTTAACAGGAAAGGCAGGATGGTAAGAACGCTTGATAATGTGACAACCTGGGACGGGAAAAATGATGACGGGAATTTAATGCTTCCCGGTTTGTATTTGTGGCAGGTGGAAATCGGAGGTATTGTCAGAAAAAAAGCCACTGCTGTTTTAGCTCGTTAAAATTTAAAATAGCGACACCGGGCGGGATATAGAAAATATATTATCCGGCTCCTTGTTGAGGAAAAAGAATGAAGAAGATAGTATACCTGATAACCATATTCGCAATGGCTGCCGGAAGCAGCAATGCTGCATTTGAGGACAGACCTGCAGCCAGACCTTCCGGGTTGGGTGATGCTTTTACGGCAATGTCCGGGGATGTTTCTACAATGTTGTATAATCCTGCCAATCTTTCTGATTTAAAAAACATGGAAATATCTTTGACATATTCCAGAGAGTTTTTGGGAATAGACTATGACGGGTTAAATAACGGTTTATTGTGTTTTTCCTCGCCTATTACAAGGTTTGTAACAGCAGGTATAAGTTTTCTGTATTTTAGTTCTGATTTGTATAAAGAAAGTACTTTGTCGTTAGCTGCAGCCTGCAAGTTTAACCTGTTTGGGTGTCCGGTTTCTATAGGCGCGACAGGAGAGCTTCTTGGTCTTTATTATACTGCAAATGCTTATACTGCCTTTGACAATTTATTTTTGAAAAAAGGAATGGAAAAAACCTTGTCCAATTTTGCGGCGGGAATAACTTTAAAGCCGGTAAATGGCCTGACTTTAGGATGCCTGGTTGATAATATTTTGCGACCGGATATATCGTTGTCAGGAGATGGAAGCGCAATAATGCCGAGAGAAATAAGAGGCGGGATATCCTATAAATCAGGTAATTTTACGCCGACAGCGGACGTAATTTATACATCAGGTAAATTTGATCTATGCGGCGGAGTAGAATATTGGAGCGATAGTAAAATATTTGGATTAAGATGCGGCGCAAATTCCGGTGAAATTACTTTTGGTGCAAGTTATGTTGTTGGCGAGATAGAAATAGATTACGCGTTTATATATCCTGTTAATTCAATAACCGGCACCTTTGGTTCTCATTTAATATCTCTGGATTGGAAGTTTATCGAAAAAGAAAAAAAAGAAGAGAAGTCCGTAGAGAAGAAGAAAGAAAAGAAGTAAAAAATTAAATATATGAAATTGTCTGCTTTTGAATTTAAACC comes from Candidatus Firestonebacteria bacterium RIFOXYD2_FULL_39_29 and encodes:
- a CDS encoding 6-phosphofructokinase, whose product is MSEKTRRIGVLTGGGDCPGLNAVIRAVVKSANNIGWTVIGIKKGFEGLMHPRNAEILDAHDISGILNIGGTILGTTNRGDPFKYSVTKNGKTTCTDRSDDAAKGFKKLKLDALVCIGGDGTLSIAKQLADKGIPLVGVPKTIDNDLSATVITFGFDTAVSTATDALDKLHSTAESHQRVMVVEVMGRYAGWIALNSGIAGGADIILIPEIPFDMNKVCEKVIARYKMKRNFCIVVVAEGAKPKGGGMFTKDSDTKGRVEVLLGGIAEWVAKEIHSKTGKETRSLVLGHLQRGGNPTTFDRLLATRFGAAAIRTLKENKFGEMVCLRPPHVISVPLIEAIGKMKSVPLDSDEIVTGRNMGISFGD
- the mscL gene encoding large-conductance mechanosensitive channel (forms homopentamer; channel that opens in response to pressure or hypoosmotic shock) codes for the protein MSMLKEFKEFASKGNAIDMAVGIIVGAGFGKIVNSLVNDVIMPPLGMIIGGVDFKNLKITLKAANFLEPAVTLNIGVFINTVVDFTIVAFTIYIMIKAMKKIKADKKEEQIKGEK